Proteins from a single region of Orcinus orca chromosome 20, mOrcOrc1.1, whole genome shotgun sequence:
- the MATCAP1 gene encoding microtubule-associated tyrosine carboxypeptidase 1 isoform X3 — protein sequence MRLFLLLSPSPACLEVDRVGSWSDPAGCDHQDRMVLDSGAQFEYQEPMPTAVLGKYSEASGQFLHQAVGIIEAVLEKFGTYERFEAATGGQLLTKCQIWSIVRKYMQKEGCAGEVVVQLSEDLLSQAVMMVENSRPTLAINLTGARQYWLEGMLRHEIGTHYLRGVNNARQPWHSAEGRLQYGLRPANPTEEGLASLHSVLFRKQPFLWRAALLYYTIHRAAHMSFRQLFQDLARYVQDADVRWEYCVRAKRGQTDTSLPGCFSKDQVYLDGIVRILRHRQTIDFPLLTSLGKVSYEDVDHLRPHGVLDKTRVPHFMQDLARYRQQLEHIMTTNRLDEAELGRLLPDD from the exons ATGAGACTCTTCCTCCTGCTTTCCCCCAGTCCAGCTTGCTTGG AAGTCGACCGTGTGGGGAGTTGGAGTGACCCAGCTGGATGTGACCACCAGGACAGAATGGTGCTGGACTCAGGGGCTCAG TTCGAGTATCAGGAGCCCATGCCTACGGCTGTGCTGGGGAAGTACAGTGAGGCCTCTGGACAGTTCCTCCATCAG GCGGTTGGCATCATTGAGGCTGTCCTGGAGAAGTTTGGTACCTATGAACGCTTTGAGGCTGCGACTGGGGGCCAGCTGCTGACCAAGTGCCAGATCTGGTCCATTGTGCGCAAATACATGCAGAAGGAGGGCTGCGCTGGGGAG GTTGTGGTGCAGCTGAGTGAGGACCTGCTGTCCCAGGCAGTGATGATGGTGGAGAACAGCCGACCAACATTGGCCATCAACCTGACTGGAGCCCGCCAGTATTGGTTGGAGGGCATGCTGCGGCACGAGATAG GTACCCACTACCTGCGGGGCGTGAACAACGCGCGGCAGCCGTGGCACAGCGCCGAGGGCCGGCTGCAGTATGGGCTGAGGCCAGCGAACCCCACCGAGGAGGGCCTGGCCAGCCTGCACAGTGTGCTGTTCCGCAAGCAGCCCTTCCTGTGGCGCGCCGCGTTGCTCTACTACACCATCCACCGCGCCGCGCACATGTCCTTCCGCCAGCTGTTCCAGGACCTGGCGCGCTACGTGCAGGACGCCGACGTGCGCTGGGAGTACTGCGTGCGCGCCAAGCGCGGCCAGACTGACACCTCGCTGCCCG GCTGCTTCAGCAAGGATCAGGTGTACCTGGATGGCATCGTGCGCATTCTGCGGCATCGCCAGACCATCGATTTCCCGCTGCTGACCTCGCTGGGCAAG GTGTCCTATGAGGATGTAGATCACCTTCGGCCCCATGGGGTGCTGGACAAGACCCGGGTGCCCCACTTCATGCAGGACTTAGCACGCTACCGGCAGCAGCTGGAGCACATCATGACCACCAACCGGCTGGATGAGGCAGAGCTGGGCCGCCTGCTGCCTGATGACTGA
- the MATCAP1 gene encoding microtubule-associated tyrosine carboxypeptidase 1 isoform X4: MRLFLLLSPSPACLEVDRVGSWSDPAGCDHQDRMVLDSGAQAVGIIEAVLEKFGTYERFEAATGGQLLTKCQIWSIVRKYMQKEGCAGEVVVQLSEDLLSQAVMMVENSRPTLAINLTGARQYWLEGMLRHEIGTHYLRGVNNARQPWHSAEGRLQYGLRPANPTEEGLASLHSVLFRKQPFLWRAALLYYTIHRAAHMSFRQLFQDLARYVQDADVRWEYCVRAKRGQTDTSLPGCFSKDQVYLDGIVRILRHRQTIDFPLLTSLGKVSYEDVDHLRPHGVLDKTRVPHFMQDLARYRQQLEHIMTTNRLDEAELGRLLPDD, from the exons ATGAGACTCTTCCTCCTGCTTTCCCCCAGTCCAGCTTGCTTGG AAGTCGACCGTGTGGGGAGTTGGAGTGACCCAGCTGGATGTGACCACCAGGACAGAATGGTGCTGGACTCAGGGGCTCAG GCGGTTGGCATCATTGAGGCTGTCCTGGAGAAGTTTGGTACCTATGAACGCTTTGAGGCTGCGACTGGGGGCCAGCTGCTGACCAAGTGCCAGATCTGGTCCATTGTGCGCAAATACATGCAGAAGGAGGGCTGCGCTGGGGAG GTTGTGGTGCAGCTGAGTGAGGACCTGCTGTCCCAGGCAGTGATGATGGTGGAGAACAGCCGACCAACATTGGCCATCAACCTGACTGGAGCCCGCCAGTATTGGTTGGAGGGCATGCTGCGGCACGAGATAG GTACCCACTACCTGCGGGGCGTGAACAACGCGCGGCAGCCGTGGCACAGCGCCGAGGGCCGGCTGCAGTATGGGCTGAGGCCAGCGAACCCCACCGAGGAGGGCCTGGCCAGCCTGCACAGTGTGCTGTTCCGCAAGCAGCCCTTCCTGTGGCGCGCCGCGTTGCTCTACTACACCATCCACCGCGCCGCGCACATGTCCTTCCGCCAGCTGTTCCAGGACCTGGCGCGCTACGTGCAGGACGCCGACGTGCGCTGGGAGTACTGCGTGCGCGCCAAGCGCGGCCAGACTGACACCTCGCTGCCCG GCTGCTTCAGCAAGGATCAGGTGTACCTGGATGGCATCGTGCGCATTCTGCGGCATCGCCAGACCATCGATTTCCCGCTGCTGACCTCGCTGGGCAAG GTGTCCTATGAGGATGTAGATCACCTTCGGCCCCATGGGGTGCTGGACAAGACCCGGGTGCCCCACTTCATGCAGGACTTAGCACGCTACCGGCAGCAGCTGGAGCACATCATGACCACCAACCGGCTGGATGAGGCAGAGCTGGGCCGCCTGCTGCCTGATGACTGA
- the MATCAP1 gene encoding microtubule-associated tyrosine carboxypeptidase 1 isoform X1 → MRLFLLLSPSPACLEVDRVGSWSDPAGCDHQDRMVLDSGAQVYEQAPPSPPSSPSSLGHRLRPSDRDGTALYPWPRSLALPLALSVRSALRPRPEPQPFSELHLGHRGHMRRSESTYTINSIGRRGGSTQGRAPPGQGRDPGGGTLRPAASLPHIAKTRKGAGRGASKSPCMLVALRPTNMDRERDKFFQSHYTYNPQFEYQEPMPTAVLGKYSEASGQFLHQAVGIIEAVLEKFGTYERFEAATGGQLLTKCQIWSIVRKYMQKEGCAGEVVVQLSEDLLSQAVMMVENSRPTLAINLTGARQYWLEGMLRHEIGTHYLRGVNNARQPWHSAEGRLQYGLRPANPTEEGLASLHSVLFRKQPFLWRAALLYYTIHRAAHMSFRQLFQDLARYVQDADVRWEYCVRAKRGQTDTSLPGCFSKDQVYLDGIVRILRHRQTIDFPLLTSLGKVSYEDVDHLRPHGVLDKTRVPHFMQDLARYRQQLEHIMTTNRLDEAELGRLLPDD, encoded by the exons ATGAGACTCTTCCTCCTGCTTTCCCCCAGTCCAGCTTGCTTGG AAGTCGACCGTGTGGGGAGTTGGAGTGACCCAGCTGGATGTGACCACCAGGACAGAATGGTGCTGGACTCAGGGGCTCAGGTGTATGAGCAGGCACCCCCCAGCCCACCATCCAGTCCCTCATCCTTGGGCCACAGGCTGAGGCCCTCAGACCGAGATGGGACAGCACTGTACCCCTGGCCTCGGTCCCTGGCCTTGCCCCTGGCTCTCTCAGTCCGCTCAGCCCTGCGGCCCCGGCCTGAGCCGCAGCCCTTCTCAGAGCTGCACTTGGGCCACCGTGGCCACATGCGTCGCAGTGAGAGCACCTACACCATAAACAGTATTGGCCGGCGGGGGGGCAGCACCCAGGGTCGGGCGCCACCTGGACAGGGACGGGACCCAGGTGGGGGCACCCTGCGGCCTGCGGCCTCCCTGCCTCACATTGCTAAGACTCGCAAGGGTGCAGGCCGTGGTgccagcaagagcccctgcatgTTGGTGGCCCTGCGGCCAACCAACATGGACCGTGAGCGGGACAAGTTCTTCCAGTCCCATTACACCTACAACCCACAGTTCGAGTATCAGGAGCCCATGCCTACGGCTGTGCTGGGGAAGTACAGTGAGGCCTCTGGACAGTTCCTCCATCAG GCGGTTGGCATCATTGAGGCTGTCCTGGAGAAGTTTGGTACCTATGAACGCTTTGAGGCTGCGACTGGGGGCCAGCTGCTGACCAAGTGCCAGATCTGGTCCATTGTGCGCAAATACATGCAGAAGGAGGGCTGCGCTGGGGAG GTTGTGGTGCAGCTGAGTGAGGACCTGCTGTCCCAGGCAGTGATGATGGTGGAGAACAGCCGACCAACATTGGCCATCAACCTGACTGGAGCCCGCCAGTATTGGTTGGAGGGCATGCTGCGGCACGAGATAG GTACCCACTACCTGCGGGGCGTGAACAACGCGCGGCAGCCGTGGCACAGCGCCGAGGGCCGGCTGCAGTATGGGCTGAGGCCAGCGAACCCCACCGAGGAGGGCCTGGCCAGCCTGCACAGTGTGCTGTTCCGCAAGCAGCCCTTCCTGTGGCGCGCCGCGTTGCTCTACTACACCATCCACCGCGCCGCGCACATGTCCTTCCGCCAGCTGTTCCAGGACCTGGCGCGCTACGTGCAGGACGCCGACGTGCGCTGGGAGTACTGCGTGCGCGCCAAGCGCGGCCAGACTGACACCTCGCTGCCCG GCTGCTTCAGCAAGGATCAGGTGTACCTGGATGGCATCGTGCGCATTCTGCGGCATCGCCAGACCATCGATTTCCCGCTGCTGACCTCGCTGGGCAAG GTGTCCTATGAGGATGTAGATCACCTTCGGCCCCATGGGGTGCTGGACAAGACCCGGGTGCCCCACTTCATGCAGGACTTAGCACGCTACCGGCAGCAGCTGGAGCACATCATGACCACCAACCGGCTGGATGAGGCAGAGCTGGGCCGCCTGCTGCCTGATGACTGA
- the MATCAP1 gene encoding microtubule-associated tyrosine carboxypeptidase 1 isoform X5 has product MVLDSGAQFEYQEPMPTAVLGKYSEASGQFLHQAVGIIEAVLEKFGTYERFEAATGGQLLTKCQIWSIVRKYMQKEGCAGEVVVQLSEDLLSQAVMMVENSRPTLAINLTGARQYWLEGMLRHEIGTHYLRGVNNARQPWHSAEGRLQYGLRPANPTEEGLASLHSVLFRKQPFLWRAALLYYTIHRAAHMSFRQLFQDLARYVQDADVRWEYCVRAKRGQTDTSLPGCFSKDQVYLDGIVRILRHRQTIDFPLLTSLGKVSYEDVDHLRPHGVLDKTRVPHFMQDLARYRQQLEHIMTTNRLDEAELGRLLPDD; this is encoded by the exons ATGGTGCTGGACTCAGGGGCTCAG TTCGAGTATCAGGAGCCCATGCCTACGGCTGTGCTGGGGAAGTACAGTGAGGCCTCTGGACAGTTCCTCCATCAG GCGGTTGGCATCATTGAGGCTGTCCTGGAGAAGTTTGGTACCTATGAACGCTTTGAGGCTGCGACTGGGGGCCAGCTGCTGACCAAGTGCCAGATCTGGTCCATTGTGCGCAAATACATGCAGAAGGAGGGCTGCGCTGGGGAG GTTGTGGTGCAGCTGAGTGAGGACCTGCTGTCCCAGGCAGTGATGATGGTGGAGAACAGCCGACCAACATTGGCCATCAACCTGACTGGAGCCCGCCAGTATTGGTTGGAGGGCATGCTGCGGCACGAGATAG GTACCCACTACCTGCGGGGCGTGAACAACGCGCGGCAGCCGTGGCACAGCGCCGAGGGCCGGCTGCAGTATGGGCTGAGGCCAGCGAACCCCACCGAGGAGGGCCTGGCCAGCCTGCACAGTGTGCTGTTCCGCAAGCAGCCCTTCCTGTGGCGCGCCGCGTTGCTCTACTACACCATCCACCGCGCCGCGCACATGTCCTTCCGCCAGCTGTTCCAGGACCTGGCGCGCTACGTGCAGGACGCCGACGTGCGCTGGGAGTACTGCGTGCGCGCCAAGCGCGGCCAGACTGACACCTCGCTGCCCG GCTGCTTCAGCAAGGATCAGGTGTACCTGGATGGCATCGTGCGCATTCTGCGGCATCGCCAGACCATCGATTTCCCGCTGCTGACCTCGCTGGGCAAG GTGTCCTATGAGGATGTAGATCACCTTCGGCCCCATGGGGTGCTGGACAAGACCCGGGTGCCCCACTTCATGCAGGACTTAGCACGCTACCGGCAGCAGCTGGAGCACATCATGACCACCAACCGGCTGGATGAGGCAGAGCTGGGCCGCCTGCTGCCTGATGACTGA
- the MATCAP1 gene encoding microtubule-associated tyrosine carboxypeptidase 1 isoform X6: protein MVLDSGAQAVGIIEAVLEKFGTYERFEAATGGQLLTKCQIWSIVRKYMQKEGCAGEVVVQLSEDLLSQAVMMVENSRPTLAINLTGARQYWLEGMLRHEIGTHYLRGVNNARQPWHSAEGRLQYGLRPANPTEEGLASLHSVLFRKQPFLWRAALLYYTIHRAAHMSFRQLFQDLARYVQDADVRWEYCVRAKRGQTDTSLPGCFSKDQVYLDGIVRILRHRQTIDFPLLTSLGKVSYEDVDHLRPHGVLDKTRVPHFMQDLARYRQQLEHIMTTNRLDEAELGRLLPDD, encoded by the exons ATGGTGCTGGACTCAGGGGCTCAG GCGGTTGGCATCATTGAGGCTGTCCTGGAGAAGTTTGGTACCTATGAACGCTTTGAGGCTGCGACTGGGGGCCAGCTGCTGACCAAGTGCCAGATCTGGTCCATTGTGCGCAAATACATGCAGAAGGAGGGCTGCGCTGGGGAG GTTGTGGTGCAGCTGAGTGAGGACCTGCTGTCCCAGGCAGTGATGATGGTGGAGAACAGCCGACCAACATTGGCCATCAACCTGACTGGAGCCCGCCAGTATTGGTTGGAGGGCATGCTGCGGCACGAGATAG GTACCCACTACCTGCGGGGCGTGAACAACGCGCGGCAGCCGTGGCACAGCGCCGAGGGCCGGCTGCAGTATGGGCTGAGGCCAGCGAACCCCACCGAGGAGGGCCTGGCCAGCCTGCACAGTGTGCTGTTCCGCAAGCAGCCCTTCCTGTGGCGCGCCGCGTTGCTCTACTACACCATCCACCGCGCCGCGCACATGTCCTTCCGCCAGCTGTTCCAGGACCTGGCGCGCTACGTGCAGGACGCCGACGTGCGCTGGGAGTACTGCGTGCGCGCCAAGCGCGGCCAGACTGACACCTCGCTGCCCG GCTGCTTCAGCAAGGATCAGGTGTACCTGGATGGCATCGTGCGCATTCTGCGGCATCGCCAGACCATCGATTTCCCGCTGCTGACCTCGCTGGGCAAG GTGTCCTATGAGGATGTAGATCACCTTCGGCCCCATGGGGTGCTGGACAAGACCCGGGTGCCCCACTTCATGCAGGACTTAGCACGCTACCGGCAGCAGCTGGAGCACATCATGACCACCAACCGGCTGGATGAGGCAGAGCTGGGCCGCCTGCTGCCTGATGACTGA
- the MATCAP1 gene encoding microtubule-associated tyrosine carboxypeptidase 1 isoform X2 has protein sequence MVLDSGAQVYEQAPPSPPSSPSSLGHRLRPSDRDGTALYPWPRSLALPLALSVRSALRPRPEPQPFSELHLGHRGHMRRSESTYTINSIGRRGGSTQGRAPPGQGRDPGGGTLRPAASLPHIAKTRKGAGRGASKSPCMLVALRPTNMDRERDKFFQSHYTYNPQFEYQEPMPTAVLGKYSEASGQFLHQAVGIIEAVLEKFGTYERFEAATGGQLLTKCQIWSIVRKYMQKEGCAGEVVVQLSEDLLSQAVMMVENSRPTLAINLTGARQYWLEGMLRHEIGTHYLRGVNNARQPWHSAEGRLQYGLRPANPTEEGLASLHSVLFRKQPFLWRAALLYYTIHRAAHMSFRQLFQDLARYVQDADVRWEYCVRAKRGQTDTSLPGCFSKDQVYLDGIVRILRHRQTIDFPLLTSLGKVSYEDVDHLRPHGVLDKTRVPHFMQDLARYRQQLEHIMTTNRLDEAELGRLLPDD, from the exons ATGGTGCTGGACTCAGGGGCTCAGGTGTATGAGCAGGCACCCCCCAGCCCACCATCCAGTCCCTCATCCTTGGGCCACAGGCTGAGGCCCTCAGACCGAGATGGGACAGCACTGTACCCCTGGCCTCGGTCCCTGGCCTTGCCCCTGGCTCTCTCAGTCCGCTCAGCCCTGCGGCCCCGGCCTGAGCCGCAGCCCTTCTCAGAGCTGCACTTGGGCCACCGTGGCCACATGCGTCGCAGTGAGAGCACCTACACCATAAACAGTATTGGCCGGCGGGGGGGCAGCACCCAGGGTCGGGCGCCACCTGGACAGGGACGGGACCCAGGTGGGGGCACCCTGCGGCCTGCGGCCTCCCTGCCTCACATTGCTAAGACTCGCAAGGGTGCAGGCCGTGGTgccagcaagagcccctgcatgTTGGTGGCCCTGCGGCCAACCAACATGGACCGTGAGCGGGACAAGTTCTTCCAGTCCCATTACACCTACAACCCACAGTTCGAGTATCAGGAGCCCATGCCTACGGCTGTGCTGGGGAAGTACAGTGAGGCCTCTGGACAGTTCCTCCATCAG GCGGTTGGCATCATTGAGGCTGTCCTGGAGAAGTTTGGTACCTATGAACGCTTTGAGGCTGCGACTGGGGGCCAGCTGCTGACCAAGTGCCAGATCTGGTCCATTGTGCGCAAATACATGCAGAAGGAGGGCTGCGCTGGGGAG GTTGTGGTGCAGCTGAGTGAGGACCTGCTGTCCCAGGCAGTGATGATGGTGGAGAACAGCCGACCAACATTGGCCATCAACCTGACTGGAGCCCGCCAGTATTGGTTGGAGGGCATGCTGCGGCACGAGATAG GTACCCACTACCTGCGGGGCGTGAACAACGCGCGGCAGCCGTGGCACAGCGCCGAGGGCCGGCTGCAGTATGGGCTGAGGCCAGCGAACCCCACCGAGGAGGGCCTGGCCAGCCTGCACAGTGTGCTGTTCCGCAAGCAGCCCTTCCTGTGGCGCGCCGCGTTGCTCTACTACACCATCCACCGCGCCGCGCACATGTCCTTCCGCCAGCTGTTCCAGGACCTGGCGCGCTACGTGCAGGACGCCGACGTGCGCTGGGAGTACTGCGTGCGCGCCAAGCGCGGCCAGACTGACACCTCGCTGCCCG GCTGCTTCAGCAAGGATCAGGTGTACCTGGATGGCATCGTGCGCATTCTGCGGCATCGCCAGACCATCGATTTCCCGCTGCTGACCTCGCTGGGCAAG GTGTCCTATGAGGATGTAGATCACCTTCGGCCCCATGGGGTGCTGGACAAGACCCGGGTGCCCCACTTCATGCAGGACTTAGCACGCTACCGGCAGCAGCTGGAGCACATCATGACCACCAACCGGCTGGATGAGGCAGAGCTGGGCCGCCTGCTGCCTGATGACTGA
- the MATCAP1 gene encoding microtubule-associated tyrosine carboxypeptidase 1 isoform X7 has product MQKEGCAGEVVVQLSEDLLSQAVMMVENSRPTLAINLTGARQYWLEGMLRHEIGTHYLRGVNNARQPWHSAEGRLQYGLRPANPTEEGLASLHSVLFRKQPFLWRAALLYYTIHRAAHMSFRQLFQDLARYVQDADVRWEYCVRAKRGQTDTSLPGCFSKDQVYLDGIVRILRHRQTIDFPLLTSLGKVSYEDVDHLRPHGVLDKTRVPHFMQDLARYRQQLEHIMTTNRLDEAELGRLLPDD; this is encoded by the exons ATGCAGAAGGAGGGCTGCGCTGGGGAG GTTGTGGTGCAGCTGAGTGAGGACCTGCTGTCCCAGGCAGTGATGATGGTGGAGAACAGCCGACCAACATTGGCCATCAACCTGACTGGAGCCCGCCAGTATTGGTTGGAGGGCATGCTGCGGCACGAGATAG GTACCCACTACCTGCGGGGCGTGAACAACGCGCGGCAGCCGTGGCACAGCGCCGAGGGCCGGCTGCAGTATGGGCTGAGGCCAGCGAACCCCACCGAGGAGGGCCTGGCCAGCCTGCACAGTGTGCTGTTCCGCAAGCAGCCCTTCCTGTGGCGCGCCGCGTTGCTCTACTACACCATCCACCGCGCCGCGCACATGTCCTTCCGCCAGCTGTTCCAGGACCTGGCGCGCTACGTGCAGGACGCCGACGTGCGCTGGGAGTACTGCGTGCGCGCCAAGCGCGGCCAGACTGACACCTCGCTGCCCG GCTGCTTCAGCAAGGATCAGGTGTACCTGGATGGCATCGTGCGCATTCTGCGGCATCGCCAGACCATCGATTTCCCGCTGCTGACCTCGCTGGGCAAG GTGTCCTATGAGGATGTAGATCACCTTCGGCCCCATGGGGTGCTGGACAAGACCCGGGTGCCCCACTTCATGCAGGACTTAGCACGCTACCGGCAGCAGCTGGAGCACATCATGACCACCAACCGGCTGGATGAGGCAGAGCTGGGCCGCCTGCTGCCTGATGACTGA